In Fusarium oxysporum f. sp. lycopersici 4287 chromosome 11, whole genome shotgun sequence, the following are encoded in one genomic region:
- a CDS encoding hypothetical protein (At least one base has a quality score < 10), with product MSNQQDPDAMTHIETTTSTRPPGTELLYDNDNIGASTNHLQYVKDKQGNHIILVPQPSTTDPNDPLRWSKAKKWIVFLNGVFYAFMGSVTGPIMAAGMIPLTQKFGVSLQKLTYANGATLICQGVGNLFWMPFAIKFGRRPVYLLSNLLMGVACIWLGIASNATYIPFVIGRAFLGLFEAPIESIVPTTITDTFFLHERGAMVSIYGLSVLSGNELGPLFSALIIQYLSMAWAFYIVAMFIGFDCLTMFFFMAETKYTNSRFSTSLEIVEQVQPDPRKICAENIEDIRRGSCNDSETQPSGPQRDSYLKELLPFRKADPEISLLKVFLRPFALVCYPTVLWASMTYGVSLGWNVIIGSTVAQLFGEQYGFDSQAQGLVFLSLFAGSIVGAWLCGSVSDSCANYLTRKNGGIREPEMRLPTMCMGTLLLLFGTLMAGLTYHYHSHWAGPVIGLGVLTAGAQIGVSLSMSYALDCHKELSVELMVTIASLKSLMAWIWTWVINDWIVSSSMLTVFMIIAAINVAVHLTTIGLYLRGKNIRIWLFEKGFLRRFKLE from the exons ATGTCAAACCAACAGGATCCCGATGCTATGACCCATATCGAGACAACAACCAGCACTCGACCACCTGGGACAGAACTTCTCTACGATAACGACAATATTGGAGCATCGACAAACCATCTGCAATATGTCAAGGACAAGCAGGGAAACCACATTATTCTTGTGCCCCAGCCTTCTACCACAGACCCAAATGATCCGCTCAGATGGTCAAAAGCCAAGAAATGGATCGTTTTCCTTAATGGCGTCTTCTACGCCTTTATGGGAAGTGTTACGGGCCCAATCATGGCTGCGGGCATGATACCATTGACACAAAAATTTGGTGTTTCACTGCAGAAGCTGACTTATGCGAACGGTGCCACTTTGATATGTCAAGGTGTTGGGAATCTCTTCTGGAT GCCCTTCGCTATCAAATTCGGCAGACGACCAGTTTACTTGCTCTCTAATTTATTGATGGGCGTAGCATGTATCTGGCTTGGCATTGCATCGAACGCTACATACATACCTTTCGTCATCGGCCGCGCCTTTCTTGGCTTATTCGAAGCCCCCATCGAATCGATTGTCCCAACAACTATAACTGATACATTCTTTCTCCACGAGCGTGGGGCCATGGTTTCGATATATGGTCTTTCCGTTCTTAGTGGTAACGAGCTCGGGCCTTTG TTCTCGGCCCTGATCATCCAGTACCTTAGTATGGCATGGGCATTCTACATTGTAGCCATGTTCATCGGCTTCGATTGTCTCACGATGTTTTTCTTCATGGCAGAGACCAAATACACGAACTCGCGTTTCTCGACAAGCTTGGAAATTGTTGAGCAGGTTCAACCAGATCCGAGAAAGATCTGCGCTGAAAATATCGAGGATATCCGCAGAGGCTCGTGTAATGACTCGGAAACCCAGCCTTCTGGTCCGCAGAGAGACAGCTATCTCAAAGAGCTTCTACCATTTCGGAAAGCCGACCCCGAGATTTCTCTACTCAAGGTTTTCCTCCGACCATTTGCCCTTGTGTGCTATCCCACCGTGTTGTGGGCATCCATGACATACGGTGTATCGCTTGGCTGGAATGTCATAATTGGTTCCACCGTGGCCCAACTTTTCGGAGAACAATACGGATTTGACTCTCAAGCCCAGGGACTGGTTTTTCTGTCACTGTTCGCGGGTTCAATTGTTGGCGCATGGCTCTGTGGTTCTGTTTCTGACTCTTGTGCTAACTACCTTACACGCAAAAACGGTGGTATTCGAGAGCCCGAGATGAGATTGCCTACAATGTGTATGGGCACATTATTGCTGTTGTTTGGAACCCTCATGGCAGGTCTGACATACCACTACCACTCGCATTGGGCGGGACCTGTTATAGGGTTGGGCGTATTGACTGCGGGAGCGCAGATTGGTGTTTCTCTTTCAATGAGCTATGCTCTGGACTGCCACAAGGAG CTCTCTGTGGAGTTGATGGTGACAATCGCATCTCTGAAGTCCCTCATGGCCTGGATATGGACATGGGTGATCAATGACTGGATTGTAAGCAGTAGCATGCTTACCGTCTTTATGATAATCGCCGCTATCAATGTTGCGGTTCATTTGACGACGATTGGTTTATATTTAAGGGGTAAGAACATTCGCATTTGGCTATTCGAAAAGGGTTTTCTCCGGAGGTTCAAGCTGGAGTAG